In Tessaracoccus flavus, the following are encoded in one genomic region:
- a CDS encoding DUF4112 domain-containing protein, whose protein sequence is MTLEPTQGSAIDRARKAAEQALAGTGTDPTLKARRDEAKAHLGEVPRPARMTRAFSYVLDDLVQVPGTQVRIGVDPLLSLIPWAGTAVGAAFGGVVLIDAIRLRAPVPVVARMVGNSVVDWLLGMVPFVGALFDVTFRANKKNLRLLNRTIENRELVKKASLRYWIAVGGLILLVMAVMIAIPVAILLGLDALVRG, encoded by the coding sequence ATGACACTCGAACCGACGCAGGGCTCGGCGATCGACCGCGCCCGCAAGGCCGCCGAGCAGGCCCTCGCAGGGACAGGGACCGACCCGACGTTGAAAGCCAGGCGCGACGAGGCCAAGGCCCACCTCGGCGAGGTCCCGAGGCCTGCGCGGATGACGCGCGCGTTCAGCTATGTACTCGACGACCTCGTCCAGGTGCCCGGCACCCAGGTGCGCATCGGCGTCGACCCGCTCCTGTCCCTGATCCCCTGGGCGGGCACCGCCGTCGGTGCAGCGTTCGGCGGGGTCGTGCTCATCGACGCGATCCGGCTCCGCGCACCCGTCCCCGTGGTGGCCCGGATGGTCGGCAATTCGGTCGTGGACTGGCTGCTGGGAATGGTGCCCTTCGTCGGCGCCCTCTTCGACGTGACGTTCCGCGCCAACAAGAAGAACCTGCGTCTGCTCAACCGCACGATCGAGAACCGGGAGCTGGTGAAGAAGGCCTCGCTGCGCTACTGGATTGCCGTGGGAGGGCTGATCCTCCTGGTGATGGCCGTGATGATCGCGAT
- the gltX gene encoding glutamate--tRNA ligase, whose product MALFDVAWARKTGGSFVLRIEDTDQARLVAGSEQQIYDSLEWLGLQPDEGPHVGGEHGPYRQSERLDTYRPFVDRLIADGHAYYCWCSPGRLAELRKEQEAAKLSVTGYDRLCLGKSREERSELPGFSETPVVRMLIPDDVELEFDDIVRGRVKAPRPDDQVILKADGFPTYHLAVVVDDHLMGINTVVRGEEWISSTPKHVLLYRWLGWDLPSFAHMPLLRNTDKSKISKRKNPAARLMWFKEQGYLPEAVRNFLQLLGYAGDDSGEVKSFDDFVAEFAWEKVNTVGPIFDLKKLDWLNGHYIRELSTEELADRIATFAEESGQWSDPSERELEVLRLAVPIIQERLVLLKDALPQLDYLFAADDEVTLDGDAVAGLTDDAPAVLDAAMEVAGSVDFTAEAIQAGLRERIVEAMGIKPKFAFAPLRVAISGRKVSPPLFESMEILGRESSLARLQALRAQLG is encoded by the coding sequence ATGGCGCTGTTCGACGTCGCCTGGGCGCGCAAGACCGGCGGCTCCTTCGTCCTCAGGATCGAGGACACCGACCAGGCGCGGTTGGTGGCAGGCAGCGAGCAGCAGATCTACGACTCGCTGGAATGGCTCGGGCTGCAACCGGACGAGGGCCCCCACGTCGGCGGTGAGCACGGACCGTACCGCCAGTCGGAGCGGCTCGACACGTACCGGCCCTTCGTCGACCGGCTGATCGCCGACGGGCACGCCTACTACTGCTGGTGCTCGCCGGGCCGGCTGGCCGAGCTCCGCAAGGAACAGGAGGCGGCCAAGCTGTCGGTGACCGGCTACGACCGGCTCTGCCTGGGGAAGTCACGCGAGGAGCGCTCGGAGCTGCCCGGTTTCTCGGAGACGCCCGTGGTGCGGATGCTCATCCCCGACGACGTCGAGTTGGAGTTCGACGACATCGTCCGGGGTCGCGTCAAGGCGCCCCGCCCCGACGACCAGGTCATCCTCAAGGCTGACGGTTTCCCGACCTACCACCTTGCAGTGGTCGTCGACGACCACCTCATGGGGATCAACACCGTCGTCCGCGGTGAGGAGTGGATCTCCTCGACCCCCAAGCACGTTCTGCTGTACCGGTGGCTGGGGTGGGACCTGCCGTCGTTCGCCCACATGCCGCTGTTGCGCAACACGGACAAGTCCAAGATCTCCAAGCGCAAGAACCCGGCCGCTCGTCTCATGTGGTTCAAGGAACAGGGCTACCTGCCCGAGGCGGTGCGGAATTTCCTCCAGCTGCTCGGCTACGCGGGGGACGACTCCGGGGAGGTCAAGAGCTTCGACGACTTCGTCGCCGAGTTCGCCTGGGAGAAGGTGAACACCGTCGGCCCCATCTTCGACCTCAAGAAGCTGGACTGGCTGAACGGGCACTACATCCGCGAACTCAGCACCGAGGAGCTCGCCGACCGCATCGCGACATTCGCTGAGGAGAGCGGCCAGTGGTCGGACCCGTCCGAGCGTGAGCTCGAGGTGCTCCGGCTCGCCGTGCCGATCATCCAGGAGCGGCTCGTCCTGCTCAAGGACGCCCTCCCGCAGCTGGACTACCTCTTTGCGGCCGACGACGAGGTGACGCTGGACGGCGACGCCGTGGCCGGCCTGACCGACGACGCCCCAGCCGTCCTCGACGCGGCCATGGAGGTGGCCGGATCGGTCGACTTCACGGCAGAGGCGATCCAGGCGGGGCTTCGGGAGCGCATCGTCGAGGCGATGGGGATCAAGCCGAAGTTTGCGTTCGCGCCCCTGCGCGTGGCGATCTCCGGCCGCAAGGTGTCCCCGCCGCTGTTTGAGTCGATGGAGATCCTGGGCCGCGAGTCGTCGCTCGCTCGCCTCCAAGCCCTCCGCGCCCAGCTGGGCTGA
- a CDS encoding glutathione S-transferase family protein, whose translation MSERNEHSKGGVYSVKGKEFNRDSRYIETRIVAEPREGTDDYPVEPHRYRLVAAYACPWANRAIIVRDLLGLDQVISMGNPGPTHDEDSWTFDLDPGGVDPVLGIAKLKEAYERRFPGYDRGITVPAIVDETTGEVVTNNFPQITEDFYVEWKQFHKADAPNLWPDELRDEMDDVMQRIYTEVNNGVYRCGFAGSQEAYDAAYDRLWTAMDWLEERLAERRYLMGEQITEADVRLFTTLVRFDPVYHGHFKCNRNKLTEMPNLWGYARDLFQTPGFGDNVDFEQIKAHYYVVHTDLNPLSIVPKGPDLANWRSEHGRG comes from the coding sequence ATGAGCGAACGCAATGAACACAGCAAGGGCGGCGTCTACTCCGTCAAGGGCAAGGAATTCAACCGGGACTCGCGCTACATCGAGACGCGGATCGTGGCCGAGCCGCGCGAAGGAACCGACGACTACCCCGTCGAGCCCCACCGCTACCGCCTGGTCGCCGCCTACGCCTGCCCGTGGGCCAACCGCGCGATCATCGTGCGCGACCTGTTGGGGCTCGACCAGGTCATCTCCATGGGTAATCCCGGCCCCACCCACGACGAGGACTCCTGGACGTTCGACCTCGACCCGGGTGGAGTGGACCCGGTCCTGGGCATCGCGAAGCTGAAGGAGGCCTACGAGCGGCGCTTCCCCGGCTACGACCGTGGCATCACCGTCCCGGCCATCGTCGACGAGACCACAGGCGAGGTGGTGACCAACAACTTCCCGCAGATCACCGAGGACTTCTACGTCGAGTGGAAGCAGTTCCACAAGGCCGACGCCCCTAACCTCTGGCCGGACGAACTCCGTGACGAGATGGACGACGTGATGCAGCGGATCTACACCGAAGTAAACAACGGCGTCTACCGGTGCGGTTTCGCGGGTTCGCAGGAGGCCTACGACGCGGCCTACGACCGGCTGTGGACCGCGATGGACTGGCTCGAAGAGCGCCTCGCCGAGCGTCGTTACCTCATGGGCGAGCAGATCACCGAGGCGGACGTAAGGTTGTTCACCACCCTGGTGCGCTTCGACCCCGTCTACCACGGCCACTTCAAGTGCAATCGCAACAAGCTGACCGAGATGCCGAACCTGTGGGGCTACGCCCGGGATCTCTTCCAGACGCCCGGCTTCGGCGACAACGTCGACTTCGAGCAGATCAAGGCGCACTACTACGTCGTGCACACGGATCTGAACCCATTGAGCATCGTTCCCAAGGGACCCGACCTCGCCAACTGGCGCTCCGAGCACGGCCGGGGCTGA
- a CDS encoding DEAD/DEAH box helicase encodes MSSSALEHLSPAFPGRAAWGTASSLRAWQQAALDQYEQESPRDFLCVATPGAGKTTFALRVAATLMSARTVRRIVVVTPTEHLKVQWADAAARVGIQLDPGIGGSSRAGRSKEFHGSVVTYAGVAARSYVYEALCHSKETLVIFDEIHHAGDSKSWGEAIEYAFGHATRRLALTGTPFRSDDHPIPFVAYDELAPGVRQSRADYTYGYTEALTDHVVRPVLFMNYGGAMRWRTKAGDELAADLGVPLTKDLTAQAWRTALSPTGEWIPAVLRAADKRLTEVRRHVPDAGGLVIATNQTSARAYARILHDLTGTKPVVVLSDDAKANVRIEEYSEGTDRWMVAVRMVSEGVDVPRLAVGVYATATSTPLFFTQAVGRFVRSRRRGEVATVFLPTVPVLLAHAATIERQRDHVLGRPTSDEGDIWAETEALIERENRADKASDDLLGEFEALESQATFDHVLFDSQAFGMHAEPTSADEQDYLGLPGLLEPAQVSVLLAERQRRQLRRREKQDRRAEPEVALHRALASKRKELNSLVAQYARLKGVPHSHVHADLRRECGGPKLAQASQHQVDERLAAIRAWLR; translated from the coding sequence CCTGGGGCACGGCGTCGTCGCTGCGCGCCTGGCAGCAGGCGGCCCTTGATCAGTACGAGCAGGAGTCCCCGCGCGACTTCCTCTGCGTCGCGACGCCGGGGGCCGGCAAGACCACCTTCGCGCTGCGGGTGGCGGCCACACTCATGAGCGCCCGCACCGTCCGGCGGATCGTCGTCGTCACCCCGACCGAGCACCTGAAGGTGCAGTGGGCCGACGCCGCCGCCCGGGTGGGCATCCAACTCGATCCGGGGATCGGCGGCTCCTCCAGGGCAGGCCGCTCCAAGGAGTTCCACGGGTCGGTGGTGACCTACGCCGGTGTCGCCGCCCGCAGCTACGTCTACGAGGCCCTGTGCCATTCCAAGGAGACCCTCGTCATCTTCGACGAGATCCACCACGCCGGCGACTCGAAGAGCTGGGGCGAGGCCATCGAGTACGCGTTCGGCCATGCCACCCGCCGGCTGGCTCTGACCGGGACCCCCTTCCGCTCCGACGACCACCCCATCCCCTTCGTCGCCTACGACGAGCTGGCCCCCGGCGTCAGACAATCGCGGGCCGATTACACCTACGGGTACACAGAGGCGCTGACGGACCACGTCGTCCGGCCGGTGCTGTTCATGAACTACGGCGGCGCGATGCGCTGGCGCACCAAGGCCGGCGACGAGCTCGCCGCCGATCTCGGTGTACCCCTCACGAAGGACCTGACGGCCCAGGCCTGGCGCACCGCCCTCTCCCCCACCGGTGAGTGGATTCCGGCCGTCCTGCGCGCTGCGGACAAGCGCCTGACCGAAGTGCGCCGTCACGTGCCCGACGCGGGCGGTCTCGTCATCGCCACCAACCAGACCTCGGCCCGTGCCTACGCGCGCATCCTCCACGATCTGACGGGCACCAAGCCCGTCGTCGTGCTCTCGGACGACGCGAAGGCGAACGTCCGGATCGAGGAGTACTCAGAGGGCACGGACCGCTGGATGGTCGCCGTCCGAATGGTCTCGGAGGGGGTCGACGTACCGCGGTTGGCCGTCGGTGTCTACGCCACGGCTACGTCCACCCCGCTCTTCTTCACCCAGGCTGTCGGCCGCTTCGTGCGAAGCCGACGCCGCGGAGAGGTCGCCACCGTCTTCCTGCCGACCGTGCCGGTGCTGCTCGCCCACGCCGCCACGATCGAACGCCAGCGGGACCACGTGCTCGGCCGGCCGACGTCGGACGAGGGCGACATCTGGGCCGAGACCGAGGCGCTCATCGAGCGCGAGAACCGCGCCGACAAGGCGTCCGACGACCTCCTCGGAGAGTTCGAGGCCCTCGAGTCGCAGGCGACGTTCGACCACGTCCTGTTCGACTCCCAGGCGTTCGGCATGCACGCGGAGCCGACGTCGGCCGACGAGCAGGACTACCTGGGCCTGCCAGGCCTGCTCGAACCGGCGCAGGTCAGCGTCCTGCTGGCAGAGCGGCAACGCCGCCAGCTCCGTCGGCGCGAGAAACAGGACCGACGTGCAGAGCCTGAGGTTGCGCTCCACCGGGCGCTCGCCTCGAAGCGCAAGGAGCTCAATTCGCTCGTGGCGCAGTACGCCCGCCTCAAGGGCGTCCCGCACAGCCATGTGCACGCCGATCTGCGACGCGAGTGCGGCGGCCCCAAGCTCGCGCAGGCGTCGCAGCACCAGGTGGACGAGCGCCTGGCCGCGATCCGCGCCTGGCTCCGCTGA